The Streptomyces sp. NBC_00344 genome includes a window with the following:
- a CDS encoding inositol monophosphatase family protein — protein sequence MIDSYASLDDAGVAIAAARAGADVVHTMYGRRLARIDKGAGDFATAADIAAEKAILDVIRAARPDDAVLGEESGHQGASDAVRQWLVDPLCGTLNYAVGSTLVAVNVALRGGAAAVADPFSGEVFFTDGATARVRHDGAEEQLAPTPATRLVDVNLDPPFLSAPGFRAVTLLAHPAFVEQFRPRVVSTTLALAWVAAGKRAGYVTDGHDLSGNLHFAAGIALCRAAGCLVTGIDGAPIGQASRGVVAAADADTHGLLMSMIRGRMHT from the coding sequence ATGATCGACTCATACGCGAGCCTCGACGATGCCGGGGTCGCGATAGCTGCGGCACGCGCCGGCGCTGACGTGGTGCACACGATGTACGGCCGGCGGCTCGCCCGCATCGACAAGGGTGCGGGAGACTTCGCCACCGCAGCCGATATCGCGGCCGAGAAGGCGATCCTCGACGTCATTCGTGCCGCCCGGCCCGATGACGCAGTACTTGGCGAGGAGAGCGGTCATCAAGGGGCCTCCGATGCCGTGCGTCAGTGGCTGGTGGACCCTCTGTGCGGCACGCTGAACTATGCCGTCGGCAGCACGCTGGTGGCCGTCAACGTGGCGCTGCGCGGCGGAGCGGCAGCCGTGGCCGATCCTTTCAGCGGGGAAGTCTTCTTCACCGACGGTGCGACTGCCCGGGTGCGGCACGACGGGGCGGAGGAGCAGTTGGCGCCCACGCCCGCCACCCGCTTGGTGGACGTCAACCTGGACCCGCCATTCCTGAGCGCGCCGGGCTTCCGGGCCGTGACCCTGCTGGCTCACCCTGCCTTCGTTGAGCAGTTCCGGCCGCGAGTCGTCTCCACGACGCTGGCGTTGGCCTGGGTCGCCGCGGGAAAGCGCGCCGGATACGTCACCGACGGCCACGACCTGTCCGGGAATCTGCATTTCGCCGCCGGTATCGCTCTGTGCAGGGCTGCCGGCTGCCTGGTAACCGGGATCGACGGGGCCCCGATCGGGCAGGCGAGCCGCGGAGTTGTCGCGGCCGCCGACGCCGATACCCACGGGCTGCTGATGTCGATGATCCGCGGTCGGATGCACACCTGA
- a CDS encoding serine hydrolase domain-containing protein — MASSEFLDDLLPGTRRALLHRVATAQSQGRSPSLVGAVMRDGQPVWSGARSCVDDHEPDMNTQYRIGSITKPFTAVAVMRLRDEGLLDLSDPLDEHLPGTGVGEVTIAQLLSHTAGLAAETPGAWWERSPSALRPGFAEVLGEQPSLHPAGRRHHYSNPGYTLLGAVVERLRGESWADVVRHEICLPLGMDRTSAQPQAPSAGGWAVHPWADAMLPEPAEDLGLMAAAGQLWSTAGDLCRFAAFLAEGDGRVLSAESVREMRAPAAPPEAGEWDGGYGLGMQLALRDGRTLTGHTGSLPGFLAALWVSVEDGLAGVVLANATSGPAVGTVAADLVRIVAEAEPRMPRPWRPLPAADHALLELAGPWYWGATVVGLRLASDGGLEFGPLAGGGRRSRFRAEPDGTWTGLDGYYAGEKLRVVRREGVVSHLDLGSFVFTRQPYEPTAAVPGGVDEGGWRGLSR; from the coding sequence ATGGCATCTTCAGAGTTTCTTGATGATCTTCTTCCGGGCACCCGGCGTGCACTGCTGCACCGTGTGGCCACCGCACAGTCGCAGGGCCGCTCACCGTCGCTGGTGGGTGCGGTGATGCGGGACGGACAGCCGGTGTGGTCCGGTGCGCGCAGTTGCGTCGACGACCATGAGCCGGACATGAACACGCAGTACCGGATCGGGTCGATCACCAAACCGTTCACCGCGGTTGCGGTGATGCGCCTGAGGGATGAGGGGCTGCTCGATCTCTCGGATCCGCTGGACGAGCACCTTCCGGGCACTGGCGTCGGCGAAGTCACTATCGCTCAGCTGCTCAGCCACACCGCGGGCCTCGCGGCGGAGACTCCGGGCGCCTGGTGGGAGCGGTCGCCGAGCGCACTGCGCCCCGGATTCGCGGAGGTGCTGGGTGAGCAGCCATCGCTGCATCCGGCCGGCCGGCGCCACCATTACTCCAACCCCGGATACACGCTGCTGGGTGCGGTGGTGGAGAGGCTGCGGGGCGAGTCGTGGGCCGATGTGGTGCGGCATGAGATCTGCCTGCCGCTGGGAATGGACCGCACGAGTGCTCAGCCGCAGGCGCCCAGTGCCGGGGGGTGGGCGGTGCATCCCTGGGCGGACGCGATGCTGCCCGAGCCGGCGGAGGACCTGGGCCTGATGGCGGCGGCAGGACAGCTCTGGTCGACGGCCGGAGATCTGTGCAGGTTTGCCGCCTTTCTCGCGGAGGGCGACGGGCGGGTGCTGAGCGCCGAATCCGTGCGTGAGATGCGCGCTCCGGCGGCTCCCCCTGAGGCCGGTGAGTGGGACGGCGGTTATGGGCTCGGCATGCAACTCGCGCTCCGGGACGGCCGGACACTGACCGGGCATACGGGGTCGCTGCCCGGGTTTCTCGCCGCCCTGTGGGTGAGCGTGGAGGACGGGCTGGCCGGGGTGGTACTCGCGAACGCCACATCGGGACCGGCGGTCGGCACCGTGGCGGCGGATCTGGTGCGGATCGTGGCAGAAGCGGAGCCGCGGATGCCGCGGCCGTGGCGCCCGCTGCCCGCGGCCGATCATGCGCTGCTGGAACTGGCGGGGCCTTGGTACTGGGGCGCCACGGTGGTGGGTCTGCGGCTCGCGTCCGACGGCGGGCTGGAGTTCGGGCCGCTGGCCGGAGGCGGCCGGAGGTCCCGGTTCCGGGCGGAGCCGGACGGCACGTGGACAGGGCTCGACGGCTACTACGCAGGGGAGAAGTTGCGGGTGGTGCGCCGGGAAGGGGTGGTGAGTCACCTTGACCTGGGCTCGTTCGTCTTCACCCGTCAGCCGTACGAGCCGACGGCGGCGGTGCCAGGAGGTGTGGACGAGGGCGGCTGGCGCGGTCTGAGCCGATGA
- a CDS encoding winged helix DNA-binding domain-containing protein gives MHRISNEQRRIRLGRRHRLAPSVRAATPVEAADSVIALHATDAATVYLSACARLADASVATVEQALYEDIALVRLLSLRNTLFAVSEGMAPYVDASTARAIAAKERRTFLKHLADDGGSLDERWLAETEAAVLEALTTRGAATGSELSAAVPALRKKITAFPGKKWEAEQGVTSRVIRLLAADGLIRRDRPRGSWTSSQFRWTAASPWPDMPVPEAKAELTRRWLRAYGPAAEADLKWWTGWTITDTRRALATVGAEEVQLEDGVRGFVAPGDTDPEPPTEPWAALLPGLDPSAMGWADRTFHLDAKHRSALFDRAGNIGPTVWWNGKIVGGWAQRSNGEVVRRLLTDPGQEAVAAIETEAARLSGWVGEARITPRFRTPLERELTGG, from the coding sequence ATGCACCGAATCAGCAACGAGCAGCGCCGCATCCGCCTCGGCCGTCGCCACCGCCTGGCCCCTTCCGTGCGGGCCGCCACCCCTGTCGAGGCCGCCGACTCCGTGATCGCACTTCATGCCACGGACGCCGCAACGGTCTACCTCTCCGCCTGCGCACGGCTGGCCGACGCGAGCGTCGCCACCGTCGAACAAGCGCTGTACGAGGACATCGCCCTCGTCCGGCTGCTCTCCCTGCGCAACACTCTCTTCGCCGTGTCCGAAGGAATGGCCCCCTACGTCGACGCCTCCACAGCACGGGCCATCGCCGCCAAGGAACGCCGGACCTTCCTCAAACATCTGGCGGACGACGGCGGGAGTCTCGACGAGCGCTGGCTCGCAGAGACGGAAGCCGCTGTCCTCGAGGCGCTCACCACCCGGGGCGCTGCCACCGGCAGCGAACTCTCCGCCGCCGTGCCGGCACTGCGCAAAAAGATCACCGCCTTTCCCGGCAAGAAGTGGGAGGCGGAACAAGGAGTCACCAGCCGGGTCATCCGGCTGCTCGCCGCCGACGGTCTCATCCGTCGTGATCGCCCCCGCGGCTCCTGGACGTCGAGCCAGTTCCGTTGGACTGCCGCCAGCCCCTGGCCTGACATGCCGGTACCCGAGGCCAAGGCGGAACTGACACGTCGCTGGCTCCGCGCCTACGGCCCCGCCGCCGAGGCGGACCTCAAATGGTGGACGGGCTGGACCATCACGGACACGCGCAGAGCGCTGGCAACGGTCGGTGCGGAAGAGGTCCAGCTCGAGGACGGAGTGCGCGGGTTCGTCGCTCCCGGAGATACCGACCCCGAACCGCCCACCGAACCCTGGGCAGCCCTGCTGCCCGGGCTCGACCCCAGTGCCATGGGCTGGGCCGACCGCACCTTCCACCTGGACGCGAAGCACCGGTCAGCCCTCTTCGACCGGGCCGGCAACATCGGCCCCACGGTGTGGTGGAACGGCAAGATCGTCGGAGGCTGGGCACAACGCTCGAACGGAGAGGTCGTACGACGCCTGCTGACCGATCCAGGCCAGGAGGCGGTGGCGGCCATCGAGACCGAGGCCGCACGACTCTCAGGCTGGGTGGGGGAGGCACGCATCACCCCGCGGTTCCGGACGCCACTGGAACGCGAACTGACCGGCGGGTGA
- a CDS encoding GNAT family N-acetyltransferase: MSDLKIRPAAESDIPAIVALLADDPLGARRESPDDLTPYTAAHRRIAADPQQHLVVADRDGQIVGTLQLTVIPGLSRRGATRSIIEGVRIHADERGGGLGTQLIEWAVAESRSQDCQLVQLTSDTTRTDAHRFYERLGFTATHLGFKLQL; the protein is encoded by the coding sequence ATGAGCGATCTGAAGATCCGTCCCGCGGCCGAGAGCGACATCCCAGCGATCGTGGCGCTGCTCGCCGACGACCCGCTCGGGGCCCGGCGCGAGAGCCCGGACGATCTGACCCCGTACACAGCGGCCCACCGGCGGATTGCCGCCGACCCTCAGCAGCACTTGGTCGTCGCCGACCGCGACGGGCAGATCGTCGGCACGCTTCAGCTCACCGTGATACCCGGACTCTCCCGCCGTGGCGCCACCAGGTCCATCATCGAGGGTGTACGTATCCACGCCGATGAGCGCGGCGGCGGCCTCGGAACACAGCTCATCGAATGGGCCGTCGCGGAATCCCGCAGTCAGGACTGCCAGTTGGTCCAGCTGACCTCCGACACGACTCGCACCGACGCCCATCGCTTCTACGAACGTCTCGGTTTCACCGCCACCCACCTGGGCTTCAAGCTCCAACTCTGA
- a CDS encoding GNAT family N-acetyltransferase, whose protein sequence is MPSPLDEFPIRRLTIGDLRFCADLSENRGWPREEHKWGLLLTAGTGYGIDDPEGKGLATACVVTSYGDTPSGSPGLAAVGMVLVAEKYARQGVGRRLMQHVLAAFAGTPLTLHATPCGQPLYEQLGFIASGRAEMVSGRFRPHGQAPKIATRPATASDLQEILRLDGDVFGEDRTRMITRLPAFADRFRVTEDATGITGYAAAWPNMATDVVGPLIARDTETAKALIASLAAGSDRPLRTDIDVRHQELLEWIKAAGAETVAFNTVMTYGIPALPGDWTRRFAPLTVAAG, encoded by the coding sequence ATGCCCTCACCGCTCGATGAGTTCCCCATTCGCCGGCTCACCATCGGCGATCTCCGTTTCTGCGCAGATCTCTCGGAGAACCGCGGCTGGCCGCGCGAGGAACACAAGTGGGGCCTGCTTCTCACAGCGGGAACGGGCTACGGAATCGATGATCCTGAGGGCAAGGGGCTGGCGACTGCCTGTGTGGTGACCTCCTATGGCGATACCCCCTCGGGCAGCCCGGGGCTCGCCGCCGTCGGTATGGTCCTGGTCGCCGAAAAATACGCACGCCAAGGCGTGGGCAGACGACTGATGCAGCACGTTCTCGCCGCGTTCGCGGGCACTCCGCTCACCCTGCATGCCACCCCGTGCGGGCAGCCGCTCTACGAACAACTCGGCTTTATCGCCAGCGGCAGGGCAGAGATGGTCAGTGGCCGGTTCCGGCCGCACGGCCAGGCGCCGAAAATCGCCACCCGGCCGGCCACCGCCTCGGACCTTCAGGAAATTCTGCGGCTGGACGGTGATGTGTTCGGCGAGGACCGCACTCGAATGATCACGCGCCTCCCCGCCTTCGCCGACCGATTCCGGGTCACGGAGGACGCGACGGGCATCACCGGGTACGCGGCGGCCTGGCCCAATATGGCCACCGATGTGGTGGGCCCGCTCATCGCCCGCGACACCGAGACCGCAAAGGCTCTGATCGCCTCGTTGGCAGCGGGCAGCGATCGGCCGCTGCGCACCGATATCGACGTGCGTCACCAGGAACTCCTCGAGTGGATCAAGGCCGCCGGGGCGGAAACGGTCGCTTTCAACACCGTGATGACCTACGGGATCCCCGCGTTGCCGGGCGACTGGACCCGCCGTTTCGCCCCGCTGACGGTTGCCGCTGGCTGA
- a CDS encoding HAD family hydrolase produces the protein MARLHLFDLDGTLIRGSAATVEISRQLGLLEEIGLLERDLISGVIGPPQYAVRVHALWSGLTLEHVVAAFAASPWLTGIQEVWRDIRERGEYCAVISLSPSFFVERLLGWGAHAAHGSRFPEVPFTKPVDPAGILSAASKVRVADQLCTEFGVGRDDCVAYGDSMSDVDLFGAVPLSVAVNADHLLAGLATRVYTGGDLREAYGLVCDDGV, from the coding sequence ATGGCGCGGCTGCATCTCTTCGACCTCGACGGCACGCTCATCCGCGGATCTGCCGCGACGGTGGAGATTTCACGGCAGTTGGGGCTGCTGGAGGAGATCGGCCTACTGGAACGCGACCTCATCTCGGGTGTGATCGGTCCGCCGCAGTACGCGGTGCGGGTGCATGCGCTGTGGTCGGGACTCACCCTGGAGCACGTCGTGGCCGCCTTCGCGGCGTCACCGTGGCTGACCGGCATCCAGGAGGTCTGGCGGGACATCCGTGAGCGCGGTGAGTACTGCGCGGTCATCTCCCTGTCTCCGTCGTTCTTCGTGGAGCGGTTGCTCGGCTGGGGTGCTCACGCTGCCCACGGGTCACGATTTCCTGAGGTGCCGTTCACGAAGCCGGTGGATCCGGCGGGCATCCTCAGCGCGGCTTCGAAGGTGAGGGTCGCGGATCAGCTCTGTACGGAGTTCGGCGTCGGGCGGGACGACTGCGTTGCCTACGGTGATTCGATGTCGGACGTAGACCTCTTCGGGGCGGTCCCTCTCTCGGTGGCAGTGAACGCGGACCACCTTCTGGCCGGTCTCGCCACCCGCGTGTATACGGGAGGGGACCTGCGCGAGGCCTACGGGTTGGTGTGCGACGACGGAGTCTGA
- a CDS encoding NUDIX hydrolase, which produces MTERPVVKRTARAVLLDGDHLILIKRTKPGVDPYWLTPGGGVEDYDTSVVEALHREVDEELGAKITDVVPCFVDTVEHIPDNGSVAGVKVQHFFVCRLESMDPSLRHGPEIDEPCGEYEIVRVPFSRVGIAAVHLVPLSLRHYLDGNIEGVRALHAPDLG; this is translated from the coding sequence ATGACCGAACGTCCAGTGGTCAAGCGCACCGCACGCGCCGTCCTGCTCGACGGCGACCATCTGATCCTCATCAAGCGGACCAAACCCGGCGTGGATCCCTACTGGCTCACTCCAGGCGGCGGCGTCGAGGACTACGACACCAGCGTCGTCGAGGCGCTTCACCGTGAGGTGGACGAGGAACTGGGCGCCAAGATCACCGATGTGGTCCCCTGCTTCGTGGACACCGTCGAGCACATCCCCGACAACGGCAGCGTGGCCGGCGTGAAGGTGCAGCACTTCTTCGTCTGCCGACTGGAGTCCATGGATCCTTCGCTGCGGCATGGGCCCGAGATCGATGAGCCCTGCGGGGAGTACGAGATCGTCCGGGTGCCCTTCAGCAGGGTCGGGATCGCAGCCGTTCACCTGGTGCCCCTGTCGTTGCGGCACTATCTCGACGGCAATATCGAGGGTGTACGCGCCCTGCACGCCCCCGACCTGGGGTGA
- a CDS encoding LysR family transcriptional regulator: protein MDLALLRTFVAVHRAGSFTRAAALLGLSQPAVTSQIRTLERQLGRPLFLRQARGVTPTTIGDELAHRAAPHLDALVEITESGLDEEAGARTLHLAGPPEFTAVRALPALTALLPQGVSLRVSFGTAEETLDGLAAGHHDLAITTARPRGGLLTATALCDEEHVLVASPRWAARIAPGLLRRKGPAVLQELPVVEVHESLPLVSRYWAAVFDARPAAMGTVVAPDLRAVQQAVVAGAGLAVLPRYLCEDALERGEVVALLDPPVPPLRTYFLAVRSGTLALAHIARAQEWLLRAAADWS from the coding sequence ATGGATCTCGCCCTGCTGCGTACCTTCGTGGCGGTACACCGGGCCGGGTCGTTCACCCGTGCCGCCGCACTTCTCGGGCTGTCCCAGCCTGCGGTGACCAGCCAGATACGCACGTTGGAACGGCAGTTGGGCCGTCCTCTCTTTCTGCGCCAGGCCCGCGGTGTCACCCCGACCACCATCGGGGACGAACTCGCCCATCGCGCGGCACCACACCTGGACGCCCTGGTGGAGATCACCGAGAGCGGTCTCGATGAGGAGGCCGGCGCCCGCACTCTGCATCTGGCGGGGCCTCCGGAATTCACCGCTGTACGTGCGCTGCCCGCACTCACCGCCCTCCTCCCCCAGGGGGTTTCGCTGCGGGTCTCCTTCGGTACCGCGGAGGAGACTCTGGACGGCCTGGCAGCCGGGCACCACGATCTGGCCATCACCACGGCCCGGCCACGTGGTGGACTGCTCACCGCGACCGCACTCTGCGACGAGGAGCACGTCCTGGTCGCATCCCCGCGCTGGGCCGCCCGGATAGCGCCTGGGCTGCTGCGCCGGAAGGGCCCTGCCGTACTGCAGGAGCTGCCGGTGGTCGAGGTCCATGAGTCGCTCCCCCTGGTCTCGCGGTACTGGGCGGCCGTCTTCGACGCCCGTCCTGCCGCCATGGGTACCGTCGTCGCCCCCGATCTGCGGGCGGTGCAGCAGGCCGTGGTGGCAGGTGCAGGTCTCGCGGTACTGCCCCGGTATCTGTGCGAGGACGCGCTGGAACGGGGCGAGGTGGTGGCCCTGCTGGACCCTCCGGTCCCGCCGCTGCGTACCTATTTTCTGGCTGTGCGGAGCGGCACCCTCGCGCTCGCGCACATAGCCCGGGCGCAGGAGTGGCTGCTGCGAGCTGCGGCCGACTGGTCCTGA
- a CDS encoding cystathionine gamma-lyase — protein MSTDRSPGPGDGTRAVRAGLPEPVKYEPTLPGPVFAAHYHLPGEPTGPYTYGRDTNPTWTLLEDAVSELESPRAPADTVTFASGMAAVSAVLLSQTRAGDAVVLPDDGYQALPLVREQLEAYGVEVRTAPTRGDAQLDVLKGARLLWLETPSNPGLDVCDVRRLVAAAHADGALVAVDNTLATPLGQRPLELGADFAVASGTKGLTGHGDILLGYVTCRNAELAARVRTWRKVVGAIPGPMEAWLAHRSLATIQLRGDRQSANALAVAGALSGRPGISGLRHPGLPGDPAHRIAASQMRRFGCVVSFTLPDRDAAERFLDTLRLVDDATSFGGVRSTAERRGRWGGDNVPEGFIRFSAGCEDTEDLVRDVLRALEVAVPQ, from the coding sequence ATGAGCACCGATCGTTCCCCGGGGCCCGGAGACGGCACACGGGCAGTGCGCGCCGGGCTGCCGGAACCGGTGAAGTACGAACCGACCCTGCCAGGACCGGTCTTCGCGGCCCACTACCACCTGCCGGGCGAGCCCACGGGGCCGTACACCTACGGCCGTGACACCAACCCCACCTGGACACTTCTCGAGGACGCTGTCAGCGAACTGGAGTCTCCCCGAGCGCCGGCCGACACGGTCACGTTCGCCTCGGGAATGGCCGCCGTCTCAGCGGTGCTGCTCTCCCAGACCCGGGCAGGTGACGCGGTTGTCCTCCCCGACGACGGCTACCAGGCTCTTCCGCTGGTCCGTGAACAACTGGAGGCGTACGGCGTCGAGGTGCGCACCGCGCCGACCCGCGGCGACGCACAGCTCGATGTGCTCAAGGGCGCTCGGCTGCTGTGGCTCGAAACCCCGTCCAACCCGGGGCTCGATGTCTGCGATGTGCGCCGGCTGGTGGCGGCCGCACACGCCGACGGCGCACTGGTCGCCGTCGACAACACCCTGGCGACGCCGCTCGGACAGCGGCCTCTGGAACTCGGAGCCGACTTCGCGGTGGCCAGCGGAACCAAGGGGCTCACCGGCCACGGCGACATTCTGCTCGGCTATGTGACCTGCCGGAATGCGGAACTCGCCGCGCGGGTGAGGACGTGGCGCAAGGTCGTCGGAGCGATCCCAGGGCCGATGGAGGCCTGGCTGGCACACCGTTCGCTCGCCACCATCCAGTTGCGGGGCGACCGGCAGTCCGCGAATGCCCTCGCAGTCGCCGGGGCTTTGAGCGGCAGGCCGGGGATCTCCGGTCTGCGCCATCCCGGGCTGCCGGGCGACCCCGCACACCGGATCGCGGCGAGCCAGATGCGCCGCTTCGGCTGCGTGGTCTCCTTCACTCTGCCCGACCGTGACGCCGCCGAGCGCTTCCTCGATACGCTCCGACTGGTTGACGACGCGACCAGCTTCGGCGGCGTACGCTCCACTGCGGAACGGCGCGGACGCTGGGGCGGGGACAACGTACCGGAGGGCTTCATCCGATTCTCGGCCGGCTGCGAGGACACCGAGGACCTGGTGCGCGATGTGCTGAGAGCGCTGGAAGTGGCCGTACCGCAGTAA
- a CDS encoding phage holin family protein produces MKNFVVKTVANAAALFVAIWLLQDITLGGDSTARKTITLIIVAIVFGLVNFVVKPIVKVISFPLFILTLGLITLVINALMLLLTSWLAGKLDLSFHVDGFWTAVLGGLIISIVSWALNVVLPEDD; encoded by the coding sequence ATGAAGAATTTCGTAGTCAAGACGGTCGCCAACGCGGCGGCCCTGTTCGTGGCCATCTGGCTGCTCCAGGACATCACCCTGGGTGGCGACTCCACTGCTCGCAAGACCATTACCCTGATCATTGTCGCGATCGTCTTCGGCCTGGTGAACTTCGTCGTCAAGCCGATCGTGAAGGTGATCTCCTTCCCGCTGTTCATTCTCACTTTGGGCCTGATCACCCTGGTGATCAACGCCTTGATGCTGCTGCTCACCTCCTGGCTGGCAGGCAAGCTCGATCTCTCCTTCCATGTCGACGGCTTCTGGACCGCGGTACTCGGCGGCCTGATCATCTCGATCGTCTCGTGGGCGCTGAATGTCGTCCTGCCCGAAGATGACTGA
- a CDS encoding cupin domain-containing protein, whose protein sequence is MKSFRLDELEAERAANDGAYLQFLRERNMSVGLYALDAGESDRQQPHGQDEVYFVVSGRASITVGTETTEVARGGVVYVPAGVPHKFHHISEDLRVLVVFSPPES, encoded by the coding sequence ATGAAATCATTCCGGCTGGATGAACTGGAGGCGGAGCGCGCTGCCAACGACGGCGCGTATCTGCAGTTCCTGCGCGAACGGAACATGTCGGTCGGTCTCTACGCGCTGGACGCCGGGGAGAGCGACCGCCAGCAGCCGCACGGTCAGGACGAGGTCTATTTCGTCGTCAGCGGCCGCGCTTCGATCACCGTAGGGACCGAGACGACCGAGGTCGCACGAGGTGGCGTGGTGTACGTGCCGGCCGGAGTGCCCCATAAGTTCCACCACATCTCGGAGGATCTGCGCGTGCTCGTGGTCTTCTCTCCGCCCGAGAGCTGA
- a CDS encoding DUF5326 family protein encodes MREIFAGMPWWVKWVAVPVVALVVFGGLIATVVGFVIGLLFKLLVFVAIVGGLIYVVRKFTSSSSSRSDW; translated from the coding sequence GTGCGGGAGATCTTCGCGGGAATGCCGTGGTGGGTGAAGTGGGTCGCGGTGCCCGTTGTCGCGCTGGTGGTGTTCGGCGGGCTCATTGCGACGGTGGTCGGATTCGTGATCGGTCTGCTCTTCAAGCTGCTGGTCTTTGTCGCCATCGTGGGCGGACTCATCTACGTCGTGCGGAAGTTCACTTCTTCGTCGTCCTCGCGGAGCGACTGGTGA